From the Streptomyces sp. NBC_00390 genome, the window GCGGGAGATGCCCGCGTCGTGCAGGACGAGTTGGAGAACACCTACATGCTCCTCGCCCGGTGAACCGGAGGGCGACCCGAGGGCGTGGGTGACGACAACTCGGCCAATTCAGCGTTGCCCTGACGCGGGGTCTGCATCCGCCGCGCCATGGCCGTCGCGCTCAACCGTCGTCACCGGGCTCCGGCCGGACGGTGGTGCGGGGTGCCGCCGTCGGAAGGGTGACCCGCACCGCGAAGGCGGTTCCGCCGGCGTCGGGCTCGAGGGTGCCGCCCATGGTCTCCGTGAGGTCGCGGGAGAGCCGCAGGGGCAGGCTGTCGGTCCTGCGGCCGGAGCGACCTCCTCGGGACGTGTCGTCGGACCCGACGGTGGCTCCGTCCGTCACCTGGATCTCCAGATGGGCCGGCCGGACCTCGGCCGTGAACCGGGGCGGCCGGTCCGGCGGGCGGTGGCGCAGCGCGTCGGCGGCGAGTGACGTCAGTACGCGCGTGAGGACCGCTGCGTCGGCGATCACATCGGGCAACTGCTCCGGCAGCGTGCAGTCGATCGTGTGGCCGCCGGGGCCGAGGTTGTCCAGGGCTGCGGTCAGCGCCTCGTCGAGGTCGACCGGGCGCAGATACAGGTCCAGCGCCCCGCCGTACAGCCGGCTGAGGTCGTCGAGGTCGGTGACGAGCCTGCCGGCGCGCCGTACCGCCGCGTGCGCCGTGTCGAGGAGGCGGGCCGCTTGCGGACCCACCGGCCCGGCGGACGTCCCGGCGAGGCGGTCGCTCAGACGGTTCAGCGACTCCTCGGCGGTGCGCAGCGGCCCCGCAGTTCGTGACTCGCCGTGAGGACCAGTGAGGCCCGGGTGTGTTCCGCGGCGGCACGGACACCGGTCTCGGCGGGCCCGTTCGGCGAGCCGGCCGTGGCTGTGTGCCATGCCCAGCTGCGCCGCGCACGCGCCGAGTACGCGCTGGTCGTCACTGCTCAGCGGGCGCCCGCGGGCGGCCGGCGTGAGGTTGTCACCGGCGGGGCTCTCCACGTCCGCGTCGTACGGGCGCTCCGGCGGCGGCTCGACGAAGCCGGCGACCACATCGGCTCCGGTCCGGCCCAGACGCTGTCCCTCCTCGAGCATGGCGTACGTCTTACCGACCCCCGGTGCCGCCCCGAGGTAGATCCGCATCCGTCCACGCGCCATCGGGGACTCCCGCTCTCGTGACACCCGCGCCTCGTGTACTCCATGGTGCGCCGACGGGAGGGCCGTACTCTGCCGACATTCCGCTCCGACGGTTCACCGCCGTGCCCGCGCCGGCCACGGCGAACCGCGACACCCGGCACCCCGAACAGCTGTGACCTGCGTCTCCGTACGTCCGGCCACAGGAAAATCGGTACTCTCCGAAGCCTCCCGCACCTGACAATCGGGGTCCATCAACGGGAGGAACACATGAGCCAGGCATTCCTGACTCTCCATGAGCTGCTGCCGCCGCAGGAGTTGGCGGCGGCGCTGGACGCCGGGTACGTCACCCGCAAGCCGCACCCCGAACTGCCGCTGTCGATCTACACGTACACGAGGACGTGCCAGTACGAGCGGGTGTGGAACCGGGTGACCACGCGCTGCCGCGGTCTGGTCGCCGACGACGCCACCGGAGAGATCGTCGCGCTTCCGCTGCCGAAGTTCTTCAACGTCGGCGAGCACGAGGCCGGTCAGCCGTACGCGCCCGCCCTCCCGGACGAGTCCTTCGAGGTGTACGACAAGGTCGACGGCAGCCTGGCGGTGATCTTCCACTACGCGGGCCGGTGGCGCGTCGCGTCCAAGGGGTCGTTCATCAGCACCCAGGCCACCTGGGCCCAGCGTCTGCTGGACGGCAAGGACACCTCCGCCCTGGTGCCCGGAGTGACCTACCTCGCCGAGATCCTGTACCCGCAGAACCGGATCGTCGTCGACTACGGCGACCGCCGTGACCTCGTGCTCCTCGCCGCCTTCGCCAACGACGGCAGGGAGATACCGCTGGCCGAGGCGGCGTCCTGCTGGAAGGGCATCGGCTCGGTCGTCACCGTCTGGCCCGCCATGCCGCTCGCGGAACTGCTCGCCCTGGCCGAGTCCAACCGGCTGCCGGGCGGCAGGGAGGCCACCGGCACCGACGCGGAGGGCTTCGTGCTGCGCTTTGCGTCGGGCGTACGGGCCAAGGCCAAGCTCTCCGAATACGTACGGCTCCACAAGGTGCTCACCGGCGTCACCGAACGGGACATCTGGCGCAGCCACGGGATCCAGCGCTTCGCCGGCCTGCCCGCCAAGCAGGTTGCCCAGGCCCTGGGTTGCTCGGCGGCGGACATCGAGGCGTCGGGCGGCAAGCCGCTCGACGCGCTGCTGGAGCAGGTGCCCGACGAGTTCGACGCCTGGGTGCGCGGGGTGATCAGTCGGGTCGAGGAGGATGTGGCCGCCCGCGAGCGTGCGATCGACGAGGCGTACCGGTCGCTGGTCCATCTGGCGGACGACCGGGGCGCTTTCGCCCGCGCCGCGAAGGCGCTGCGGGACGCCGCCGTACGCCCTGCCATGTTCCTGCGCCTGGACGGACGCCCCACGGAGCTTGTGACCTACCGTTCCGTCCGGCCGGAGGCGTCCGACCCGTTCAAGACCGACGAGGAGAATTGACCGTGCCCGTAGTACATGTCATGACAGGGCTTCCGGCCTCGGGGAAGACGACCGCCGCGCGCCGGCTGCAGGAGGACTCCGCGGGCCGGATGCGCCGGGTGAACCTCGACGACCTGCGGGCGATGCTCGACGTCCCGGCGCCCGAGCGTGGCCGGTCGTACGCGCACGAGCAGACCGTGCTGGCGATCCAGGACGCGGCTGTGCGGGCGGCGGTCGACGGCGGCTTCGACGTCGTCGTGGACAACACCCACCTGACACCGCACATCCCCAAGCGTCTGAAGGCCGCGGTGGGCGGGCAGGCGTCCTTCGTCGTGCACGACTTCACCGATGTGGAGGTGGAGGAGTGCGTACGGCGCGACACCGGGCGGGACCGGGCTGTCGGTGAGGACATCATCCGGATCCTTGCCGACAAGCACGCGAAAGCACGGAAGGGCGGCTGGCGGCTCACCGAGGCATGGCTGAACGACGAGCCGTCGGTGGAGCCGTACACCGCCGACCCCGCGCTGCCCTCGGCGGTGATGTGCGACATCGACGGCACACTCGCCATCAGGGGCGAGCGGGGACCCTACGACTTCACCCGCTGCGACGAGGACCTGCTCAACGTGTCGGTGCGCGGCGCGCTGTGCTCCTTCCGGCGCGCCGACGGCGATGTCATCGTTCTGCTCTCGGGCCGCGGTGAGGAGCACCGGGAGAAGACGGAGGCCTGGCTGCGCCACTACGAGGTCCCCTACGACGAGTTGTGGATGCGCGCAGCCGGCGACGGCCGCCGCGATGACGTGGTGAAGGCGGAGCTGTTCGACCGGCACGTCCGCGAACGCTTCGCGGTACGCGTCTCCCTCGACGACCGCGACCGCGTGGTCGCAGTGTGGCGCCGCATGGGTCTGCCTACGTGGCAGGTCAACTACGGCAACTTCTGAGCGAGTTGCGCGGAGGTGGAGCCGGCGGACCCGACGGCCCCGGTACGGGCGTACCTTCCCGGGGTGGTGCCGACGACCCGCTTGAAGTGCCGGGTGAGGTGGGACTGGTCGTAGAAGCCGGCACAGGTCGCGACCTCGCCCGGCGGCTGTCCGTCGAGCAGCAGACGGCGGGCCAGGTCGACGCGGCGGGACGTCACGTACTGGTGGGGTGCGATGCCGAAGGCGGCGCTGAAGGAACGTACGAGATGCGTGGGGTGGGCCTGGACCAGGCGCGCGGCCTCGTCCAAGGAAACGCCTTCGACCAGTCGCTCGTCGAGGAGGTCACGCAGGTGCCCGGCGACGCCGCGGTCGGGCACCGCGCCGCCGACGGCCTGCCTCGGCCGCAGGTGCTCGCGCAGGCGCTCGCTGACGAGGGCGAGACCGCTCTCCGCCTCGAACTCGTCTCCCCGGCCGGCGAGGGCCGTGTGCAGCTGTCCGACGCGTCTGCGCAGGACGGGATCCGTGAGGTCCGGGCCGTCGACCGCGGGCCCGATGAAGCTCTCGTCCAGCTGCGTCATGTCGAGGTAGAGCACACGCTTGCGGAATCCGTGAGGGGTGGCAGGTGAGCCGTTGTGCGGGACCTGCGGCGGGAGCAGGCTGACAGTGCCGTTCGGGGTACCGCGCTCGTGACGGTCCAGGTCGTAACGGACCGCGCCGTCGTCGACGATCAGCAGGGTCCACGCGTCGTGGACATGCATGGGGTAGGCGTGCTCGGTGAAGCGGGCGTGGAAGACCTCCACGACGCCCGCGACCGGCGGGCGCCATGCAGAGACCTCCTGCCGCGGCATCACGCAAAGAACGTACAAGACGGGGAAGGCGCGCACGCACGAGTCTTGAAGCATGAGAACCGACGATGCGACCGAGGCCGGGACCCGGACCGAGACCTGTACAGGGGACGAGAACGAGCCTGTCCGCTTCGACACGAAGATCGCCGTACTGCTGCGCGACGACCTGGAGCCCTGGCAGCGGCTGAATGTGACCGCGTTTGTGGTCAGCGGGCTCGGCACCGCCTCGCCCGAGGTGATCGGCGAGCCCTACGCGGACGCCGACGACACCGCGTATCTGCCGATGTTCCGCCAGCCCGTGCTGGTCTTCGAGGCGGCGAAGGAGACGCTGACCGCCGCGCACTCCCGTGCACTGTCCCGCGCGCTCCCGAGTGCCGTCTTCACCTCGGACCTGTTCGGCACCGGCAACGACCGGGACAACCGGGCGGCGGTACGTGCCGTGGGCAAGGACCGGCTCGATCTGGTGGGAATGGCCGTCTACGGGCCGCGCAACGCGGTGGACAGGGTTCTCAAGGGCGCGCGGATGCACCCCTGAGCGACGCGGCTCACCGGCGGCCGTCGCCATCGGGCAGTCGTCCTCGGATCACCGCGCATGAGCTGCATGGTCCATCGGAGCTCGATGCCAGCTTCGCCCCGATATGATGCACTTTGTGATCACGTCCGGACAGCTGCGGCGCCGTCGTCCCTACGGCGGCCGGTGGGAAGCTGCCCTGTGGTCGCCGGTGATCCTTACCGTCCTCATCTCCGGCCTGGCCTTCTCCACACCGAGGGAGATCGCGATCAGCCGCCTCCTGCCCGTCGCACCCGCCCTCGCCGCCGCGATGTGGCCCGTGCTCCCCACCGTCCTGCTGGGGACGTTCTGCCTGGTGGTCATGATCTCCCTCAGCTTCTTCTACACCGACCTGGGGACGCCGTACACGGCGGCCGCGATCGTCGCGGTCACCGCGGCGGCGGCATACGGAAGCCATGTCCGGCGCCAGCGGGAGGAGGCACTCTTCAACATCCGGCTCGTCGCCGACGCGGCGCAGAAGGTGCTGCTGCGCCCCCTGCCGCGCCGCATCGAGGGCATCGAGCTCGAGTCGCTGTACCTGGCGGCCCAGGAGCAGGCCCGGATCGGCGGCGACTTCTACGAGGCGGCCGCCACGCCGTACGGGGTCCGGCTGCTCATCGGCGACGTACGCGGCAAGGGCCTGTCCGCGGTAGGGGCCGCCGCGGCAGTGATCGGCTGTTTCAGGGATGCCGCGTACGACGAGCCCGATCTGAGGGGCATCGTCCATCGCCTGGAGACCAGCATCACCCGCTACAGCGCCGCGCACCCCACCCAGGACCTGCCGGAGCGCTTTGCCACCGCCCTCGTCGCCGAGATCCCGCACGGCAGCGCCCACGTCAGACTTCTCAACTGCGGGCATCCCCCGCCGCTGCTCGTGCACCACGGGGAGATCAGCGTCCTGGAGCCCACCACCCCTTCGCCACCCCTCAACCTCGCGACACTCATCGGAGACCACTACTGCGTCGACACCGTCGCCTTCGCCCCTGGCGACCAGCTGCTGCTCTACACCGACGGCGTAACGGAGACCCGGGACCGCACCGGCGCGTTCTTTCCGCTGCCGGACTGGATGCGGCAACAAGGCCCGGCGCCGCCCCGCGAACTGCTCGACCGGCTTCACCGGAAGCTGCTCGACTACAGCGGCGGACGGCTCGAGGACGACATCGCGGCCCTCGCCGTGCAGAGCGCGAACACCCGGGCCCAGGATCACCCCGCGTAGGCGACCGGAAGCCGTACGGGCCGGATGCGGTCAGCGATGGTCCTTCCGTTCGGACTTCTTGCCGTCCTTGCCGAAGGTCACCCATTCACCGTCGGGCTGACCAGACTTGTCGGTCGTATCATCGATAGCGCTGGACCGTATCATCGATCCCATGGCAGTGCCCGACACGCTGCGCGCGGCGATGATCGAGGCCGCGGAGCAGCAGCTCGCGACCTCCTCCGACAACGACATCGCCACCCGGGCGGTCTGCGAGGCGGTCGGCGTGACCCAGCCGGTGCTCTACCGGCTGTTCGGCGACAAGCACGGCCTTCTCGACGCCGTCGCCGACCACGGCTACGAGCGCTATGCCGCGCTCAGGGCTGCGACGCAGGAGCAGACCGGCGACCCGGTGACAGACCTCCGTGCGGGCTGGGACGGCCACCTGGCGTTCGCGCAGGAGTACCCGGCGCTCTACCAGCTGATGTTCGCCCCTCGGCCGTGGTCCCGCTCGAAGGCCCGGGAGCGCGTGTTCGACCTGCTCGTCGCGGCACTCGTACGCTGCGCGGCCGCGGGCGCGCTGATCACAGAGCCGAGGACCGCCGCCCAGCTGATCCTCTCCGCCAACGTCGGCATCGCACTCAACCACATCGCCGCACCGGCGCTCTTCGACGACCCCGCACTCTC encodes:
- a CDS encoding PP2C family protein-serine/threonine phosphatase: MITSGQLRRRRPYGGRWEAALWSPVILTVLISGLAFSTPREIAISRLLPVAPALAAAMWPVLPTVLLGTFCLVVMISLSFFYTDLGTPYTAAAIVAVTAAAAYGSHVRRQREEALFNIRLVADAAQKVLLRPLPRRIEGIELESLYLAAQEQARIGGDFYEAAATPYGVRLLIGDVRGKGLSAVGAAAAVIGCFRDAAYDEPDLRGIVHRLETSITRYSAAHPTQDLPERFATALVAEIPHGSAHVRLLNCGHPPPLLVHHGEISVLEPTTPSPPLNLATLIGDHYCVDTVAFAPGDQLLLYTDGVTETRDRTGAFFPLPDWMRQQGPAPPRELLDRLHRKLLDYSGGRLEDDIAALAVQSANTRAQDHPA
- a CDS encoding phosphatase domain-containing protein yields the protein MPVVHVMTGLPASGKTTAARRLQEDSAGRMRRVNLDDLRAMLDVPAPERGRSYAHEQTVLAIQDAAVRAAVDGGFDVVVDNTHLTPHIPKRLKAAVGGQASFVVHDFTDVEVEECVRRDTGRDRAVGEDIIRILADKHAKARKGGWRLTEAWLNDEPSVEPYTADPALPSAVMCDIDGTLAIRGERGPYDFTRCDEDLLNVSVRGALCSFRRADGDVIVLLSGRGEEHREKTEAWLRHYEVPYDELWMRAAGDGRRDDVVKAELFDRHVRERFAVRVSLDDRDRVVAVWRRMGLPTWQVNYGNF
- a CDS encoding helix-turn-helix domain-containing protein, with translation MPRQEVSAWRPPVAGVVEVFHARFTEHAYPMHVHDAWTLLIVDDGAVRYDLDRHERGTPNGTVSLLPPQVPHNGSPATPHGFRKRVLYLDMTQLDESFIGPAVDGPDLTDPVLRRRVGQLHTALAGRGDEFEAESGLALVSERLREHLRPRQAVGGAVPDRGVAGHLRDLLDERLVEGVSLDEAARLVQAHPTHLVRSFSAAFGIAPHQYVTSRRVDLARRLLLDGQPPGEVATCAGFYDQSHLTRHFKRVVGTTPGRYARTGAVGSAGSTSAQLAQKLP
- a CDS encoding DUF2000 domain-containing protein translates to MRTDDATEAGTRTETCTGDENEPVRFDTKIAVLLRDDLEPWQRLNVTAFVVSGLGTASPEVIGEPYADADDTAYLPMFRQPVLVFEAAKETLTAAHSRALSRALPSAVFTSDLFGTGNDRDNRAAVRAVGKDRLDLVGMAVYGPRNAVDRVLKGARMHP
- a CDS encoding RNA ligase, with translation MSQAFLTLHELLPPQELAAALDAGYVTRKPHPELPLSIYTYTRTCQYERVWNRVTTRCRGLVADDATGEIVALPLPKFFNVGEHEAGQPYAPALPDESFEVYDKVDGSLAVIFHYAGRWRVASKGSFISTQATWAQRLLDGKDTSALVPGVTYLAEILYPQNRIVVDYGDRRDLVLLAAFANDGREIPLAEAASCWKGIGSVVTVWPAMPLAELLALAESNRLPGGREATGTDAEGFVLRFASGVRAKAKLSEYVRLHKVLTGVTERDIWRSHGIQRFAGLPAKQVAQALGCSAADIEASGGKPLDALLEQVPDEFDAWVRGVISRVEEDVAARERAIDEAYRSLVHLADDRGAFARAAKALRDAAVRPAMFLRLDGRPTELVTYRSVRPEASDPFKTDEEN
- a CDS encoding TetR/AcrR family transcriptional regulator translates to MAVPDTLRAAMIEAAEQQLATSSDNDIATRAVCEAVGVTQPVLYRLFGDKHGLLDAVADHGYERYAALRAATQEQTGDPVTDLRAGWDGHLAFAQEYPALYQLMFAPRPWSRSKARERVFDLLVAALVRCAAAGALITEPRTAAQLILSANVGIALNHIAAPALFDDPALSHRMRDAVFSHVLTEATARGETDPLNSAALCLRAQLALVGTQALEPAETALLQRWLERITRSGRQ